The Bradyrhizobium ottawaense genome window below encodes:
- a CDS encoding TIGR00645 family protein: MSVEPSPQSEPRAEPCSPPPRLGLLPMIIFGSRWLQLPLYLGLIVAQCVYIALFLKELWHLSWHALDLTEQQIMMSVLALIDVVMISNLLVMVIVGGYETFVSRLDLQGHPDEPEWLGHVNASVLKIKLAMAIIGISSIALLRTFIEAGNLGSNRAGFTETGVMWQVLIHLTFVVSAIGIAYVDKLGDSGTRKQAQ, encoded by the coding sequence ATGTCGGTTGAGCCTTCACCCCAATCCGAACCTCGTGCCGAACCCTGTTCGCCCCCGCCGCGCCTGGGCCTGCTGCCGATGATCATCTTCGGCTCGCGCTGGCTGCAGCTGCCGCTCTATCTGGGACTGATCGTGGCGCAGTGCGTCTATATCGCGCTGTTCCTGAAAGAGCTCTGGCACCTCTCCTGGCACGCCCTCGATCTCACCGAGCAGCAGATCATGATGAGCGTGCTGGCGCTGATCGACGTCGTGATGATCTCCAATCTGCTGGTGATGGTGATCGTCGGCGGCTACGAGACGTTCGTCTCGCGGCTCGACCTGCAGGGCCATCCCGACGAGCCGGAATGGCTCGGCCACGTCAATGCGAGCGTCCTCAAGATCAAGCTCGCCATGGCCATCATCGGCATCTCCTCGATCGCGCTGCTGCGCACCTTCATCGAGGCCGGCAATCTCGGCTCGAACCGCGCCGGCTTCACCGAGACCGGCGTGATGTGGCAGGTGCTGATTCACCTCACCTTCGTCGTTTCGGCGATCGGCATTGCCTATGTCGACAAGCTCGGTGACTCCGGCACGCGCAAGCAGGCCCAGTGA
- a CDS encoding endonuclease/exonuclease/phosphatase family protein has translation MAPVRFMTWNVHGTFNLNPKFDLEGVCSILRKWAPDVVALQEVDSRSRSDDPFAKLASVVGDHRVHAKSIVTADGDYGQMLLSRFPFSGVPEIVDVSYREREPRRAIATGLLTPVGDVRVVATHLGLSIHERYAQAQTLVSLVKPGRTVVLGDFNDWFWVKSVRRVLAQACPNRTRLRTFPSRLPLMRLDRIYATSDSRIEKVWTDVEARAFSDHLPVIADVEIQGPSRTQENLYCPIA, from the coding sequence ATGGCGCCGGTGCGTTTCATGACGTGGAATGTGCACGGCACGTTCAATCTCAATCCGAAGTTCGATCTGGAGGGGGTCTGCTCCATCCTTCGCAAATGGGCCCCTGATGTCGTCGCGCTTCAGGAGGTGGATTCGCGATCGAGGTCCGACGATCCGTTTGCGAAGCTGGCGAGTGTCGTCGGCGATCACCGCGTTCACGCCAAGTCGATTGTCACTGCGGATGGCGACTACGGTCAGATGCTGCTGAGCCGCTTTCCGTTCTCCGGGGTGCCCGAAATCGTCGACGTGTCGTATCGGGAGCGCGAGCCGCGCAGGGCCATTGCCACTGGCCTCCTGACGCCGGTCGGTGACGTGCGCGTGGTTGCCACGCATCTCGGCCTGAGCATCCACGAGCGGTATGCCCAGGCACAAACCCTGGTGAGCCTGGTGAAACCCGGAAGGACCGTCGTCCTCGGCGATTTCAACGATTGGTTTTGGGTCAAGTCGGTGCGGCGGGTGCTCGCGCAGGCCTGCCCCAACCGTACGCGGCTGCGCACCTTCCCATCGCGCCTACCCCTTATGCGGCTTGACCGGATTTATGCGACGTCTGATAGCCGGATCGAGAAGGTCTGGACCGACGTGGAGGCGAGAGCCTTCTCGGACCATCTGCCCGTCATTGCCGATGTTGAGATCCAGGGGCCTTCGAGAACCCAAGAAAATCTTTATTGTCCAATAGCATAG
- a CDS encoding DNA polymerase III subunit delta' — protein MSPRQTERETGIPHPRETSKLFGHREAETALLTAYRSGRIPHAWLIGGPQGIGKATLAYRMARFVLAHGQPLAPSVQRAEDLAIDPDDAVARQVAAGSHGGLLTLERTANDRGVMRTVITVDETRETIGFFGSTAAAEGWRVCIVDTVDELNPNAANALLKILEEPPQQSLFLLVSHAPARVLATIQSRCRKLRLRSLATNDVIGAAASAAELDPNDPALREAAEASEGSVARALTLLGGDALKLQQRTAALLARLPQVDPRELHTLGDSLGTSDRVALAAFIDGIDRWIAERLHADEANANQNLPRLARLAEVWEKIVRAARDTETYNLERKPLVFSVFGWLADATR, from the coding sequence ATGAGCCCGCGTCAGACCGAGCGCGAAACCGGCATTCCGCATCCGCGCGAGACATCGAAACTGTTCGGTCATCGCGAGGCGGAGACCGCGCTGTTGACGGCCTATCGCAGCGGCCGCATCCCTCACGCCTGGCTGATCGGCGGGCCGCAGGGCATCGGCAAGGCGACCCTGGCCTATCGCATGGCGCGCTTCGTGCTAGCCCATGGCCAGCCGCTTGCGCCTTCCGTGCAGCGCGCCGAAGACCTCGCGATCGATCCCGATGACGCCGTGGCGCGGCAGGTGGCGGCCGGCTCGCATGGCGGCCTGCTGACGCTGGAGCGTACCGCCAACGATCGCGGCGTGATGCGCACCGTGATCACCGTGGACGAGACGCGCGAGACGATCGGCTTCTTCGGCTCGACTGCCGCGGCCGAAGGCTGGCGCGTCTGCATCGTCGATACCGTCGACGAGCTCAATCCGAACGCGGCCAACGCGCTGTTGAAAATCCTCGAGGAACCGCCGCAGCAATCGCTGTTCCTCTTGGTGAGCCACGCGCCCGCGCGCGTGCTCGCCACCATCCAGTCGCGCTGTCGCAAGCTTCGCCTGCGATCGCTCGCCACGAATGATGTGATCGGGGCGGCGGCGTCGGCGGCCGAGCTCGATCCGAACGATCCAGCGCTGCGCGAGGCGGCGGAGGCCTCAGAGGGCAGCGTTGCACGGGCTCTGACTCTCCTCGGCGGCGACGCGCTCAAGCTCCAGCAGCGCACGGCGGCGCTGCTCGCGCGCCTGCCGCAGGTCGATCCGCGCGAATTGCACACGCTCGGCGATTCGCTCGGCACCAGTGACCGCGTCGCGCTCGCGGCCTTCATCGACGGCATCGATCGCTGGATCGCGGAACGCCTGCATGCGGACGAGGCCAATGCCAACCAGAACCTGCCGCGCCTTGCGCGCCTAGCCGAGGTATGGGAAAAGATCGTCCGCGCCGCGCGCGACACCGAAACCTACAATCTGGAACGAAAGCCCTTGGTTTTCTCGGTGTTCGGCTGGCTGGCGGACGCAACGCGCTAA
- the metG gene encoding methionine--tRNA ligase, which yields MATRAKKTAKGKGRNKAAKKAAKKAVKARASKANAKAAKKVRKTKKATAKKGAKKSAVKTAKKAVKKAAKKPAVAKKAVKKAAKKPANKSAKTPAKSPAKTVAKKARVVAPVIAAPAPAATPPKAAKPKAPRAPKPAAAPQAAAPAAAPKAAAPVAAPARDNVFYITTAIAYPNGSPHIGHAYEAIATDVLARFARLDGKDVFFLTGTDEHGQKMVQTAAGENMAVSALAARNAGRFKEMDERLNVSFDRFIRTTEEQHHRSSQEIWRRMEANGDIYADIYAGWYSVRDEAYYAEDETRLTDDGVRLGPQGTPVEWVEEKSYFFRLSAYQDKLLKLYADQPDFVGPDSRKNEVVSFVKGGLRDLSISRTTFDWGVKVPGDEEHVMYVWVDALTNYITGVGFPDESDKNWRYWPADVHIIGKDIIRFHAVYWPAFLLSAGIPLPKRVYAHGFLFSRGEKMSKSVGNVVDPFNLADQYGVDQVRYFFLREVPFGQDGNYNHEAIVARINADLANDLGNLAQRSLSMIAKQLGGVLPEPGEFSANDKAILAMADGMVAASREAMATQQIHHWLNAVWAVVAEANRYFAGEAPWALAKTDPARQKTVLYVTAEVVRQIAILAQPAMPTASGLLLDSLGIPDGERNFVMLGGSKRIAPGSTLPAPTPAFPRYIEPAA from the coding sequence GTGGCAACGCGAGCTAAGAAAACTGCTAAAGGCAAGGGCCGCAACAAGGCTGCGAAGAAAGCCGCAAAGAAGGCCGTGAAGGCGCGCGCGTCCAAGGCCAACGCCAAGGCGGCCAAGAAAGTCAGGAAGACCAAGAAGGCCACGGCCAAGAAGGGCGCGAAGAAGAGCGCCGTGAAGACGGCAAAGAAGGCGGTCAAGAAGGCTGCGAAGAAGCCGGCTGTCGCCAAGAAGGCTGTGAAGAAAGCCGCCAAGAAGCCAGCCAACAAATCAGCCAAGACCCCCGCCAAGTCGCCTGCGAAGACGGTGGCCAAGAAGGCGAGGGTGGTCGCGCCTGTGATCGCAGCGCCGGCCCCCGCCGCCACGCCGCCGAAGGCTGCCAAGCCGAAGGCCCCGCGCGCGCCGAAGCCCGCTGCAGCTCCGCAAGCCGCAGCGCCCGCAGCCGCACCAAAGGCTGCCGCGCCCGTTGCCGCCCCCGCACGCGACAACGTCTTCTACATCACGACCGCCATCGCCTATCCCAACGGCAGTCCGCATATTGGCCACGCCTATGAGGCGATCGCGACCGACGTGCTGGCGCGTTTTGCGCGGCTCGACGGCAAGGACGTGTTCTTCCTGACCGGTACCGACGAGCACGGCCAGAAGATGGTGCAGACGGCGGCCGGCGAGAACATGGCCGTCTCCGCGCTCGCTGCCCGCAATGCCGGTCGCTTTAAGGAGATGGACGAGCGTCTGAACGTGTCGTTCGATCGCTTCATCCGCACCACCGAGGAGCAGCATCATCGCTCCAGCCAGGAGATCTGGCGGCGCATGGAAGCGAACGGCGATATCTATGCCGACATCTATGCAGGCTGGTATTCCGTGCGGGACGAGGCGTATTACGCCGAGGATGAGACGCGCCTGACCGATGACGGCGTCCGGCTCGGCCCGCAGGGCACGCCGGTCGAATGGGTCGAGGAGAAGAGCTATTTCTTCCGCCTGTCGGCCTATCAGGACAAGCTGTTGAAGCTTTACGCGGATCAGCCTGACTTCGTTGGGCCGGATTCCCGCAAGAACGAGGTGGTGAGCTTCGTCAAAGGCGGCCTGCGTGATCTCTCGATCTCGCGCACCACCTTCGATTGGGGCGTCAAGGTGCCCGGTGACGAAGAGCACGTGATGTATGTCTGGGTCGACGCGCTGACCAACTACATCACCGGCGTCGGCTTCCCCGATGAGAGCGACAAAAACTGGCGCTATTGGCCGGCCGATGTGCACATCATCGGCAAGGACATCATCCGTTTCCACGCGGTGTATTGGCCGGCGTTCCTGCTTTCGGCCGGCATCCCGCTGCCGAAGCGGGTCTATGCCCACGGCTTCCTGTTCAGCAGGGGCGAGAAGATGTCGAAGTCGGTCGGCAACGTCGTCGATCCCTTCAATCTTGCCGACCAGTACGGCGTCGACCAGGTGCGCTATTTCTTCCTGCGCGAGGTGCCGTTCGGACAGGACGGCAACTACAACCACGAGGCCATCGTGGCGCGCATCAACGCCGACCTCGCCAACGATCTTGGCAACCTCGCGCAGCGTTCGCTGTCGATGATCGCCAAGCAACTCGGCGGCGTGCTGCCCGAGCCCGGCGAATTCAGCGCCAACGACAAGGCAATCCTGGCGATGGCCGACGGCATGGTCGCCGCATCGCGCGAGGCCATGGCAACGCAGCAGATCCATCACTGGCTCAACGCCGTCTGGGCCGTGGTTGCGGAGGCCAACCGCTATTTCGCGGGCGAGGCGCCGTGGGCGCTCGCCAAGACCGACCCGGCCAGGCAGAAGACGGTGCTCTACGTCACGGCCGAAGTCGTGCGCCAGATCGCGATCCTGGCGCAGCCAGCGATGCCGACCGCTTCAGGATTGCTGCTCGACAGCCTCGGCATCCCGGACGGGGAGCGCAACTTCGTCATGCTCGGCGGTTCCAAGCGCATCGCACCCGGCTCGACCCTGCCGGCGCCAACGCCGGCGTTCCCGCGCTACATCGAGCCGGCAGCCTAG
- a CDS encoding septal ring lytic transglycosylase RlpA family protein gives MGIRRSDSVLRAARGAAAVAACVALANCASSNKFASRVDPKYGVSSSPRVVALGDPVPKGGGTYRVGKPYVVAGRTYVPEEDVNYRAEGMASWYGDDFHGRLTANGEVFDMTSLTAAHPTLPMPSYARVTNVSNGKSLIVRVNDRGPYHGNRLIDVSNKAAELLEFKGNGVAKVRVEYVGRAPLEGSDDRQLLATLRTGVPAPSPSMVRVASAKPFVPELPGSSRGAIRGDVPMPEGRPYNLGTTSADMASLNATSEMSASSRSRGRAVHNARAVSYEEDGRYAAENAPSSADGAAEARSILSGRGLY, from the coding sequence ATGGGGATCCGTCGGTCAGATTCGGTTTTGCGGGCCGCGCGTGGTGCTGCGGCGGTCGCGGCCTGCGTTGCGCTTGCCAATTGCGCCTCCTCCAACAAATTCGCCAGCCGCGTCGATCCGAAATACGGCGTGTCCTCGAGCCCCCGGGTCGTGGCGTTGGGGGATCCGGTCCCGAAGGGCGGCGGCACCTACCGCGTCGGCAAGCCCTATGTCGTGGCGGGCCGGACCTACGTGCCGGAGGAAGACGTCAACTATCGCGCCGAGGGCATGGCGTCCTGGTACGGCGACGACTTCCACGGCCGCCTGACCGCCAATGGCGAAGTGTTCGACATGACCTCGCTGACCGCGGCGCATCCGACCCTGCCGATGCCGTCCTATGCGCGGGTGACCAATGTCTCGAACGGCAAGTCGCTGATCGTGCGCGTCAATGACCGCGGGCCCTATCACGGCAACCGCCTCATCGACGTCTCGAACAAGGCGGCCGAACTGCTTGAATTCAAAGGCAATGGCGTCGCCAAGGTCCGCGTCGAATATGTCGGCCGGGCGCCGCTCGAAGGCTCCGACGACCGCCAGCTTCTGGCGACCCTGCGCACCGGCGTTCCGGCGCCGTCGCCCTCGATGGTCCGGGTCGCCTCGGCCAAGCCCTTCGTGCCGGAATTGCCGGGATCGAGCCGCGGTGCCATTCGCGGCGACGTGCCGATGCCGGAGGGGCGGCCCTATAATCTCGGCACCACTTCCGCCGACATGGCCTCGCTCAACGCGACCTCGGAAATGTCGGCCTCGAGCCGCAGCCGGGGCCGGGCGGTCCACAACGCCCGCGCCGTGTCCTATGAAGAGGACGGCCGCTACGCCGCCGAGAATGCGCCGTCGTCGGCCGACGGGGCCGCCGAGGCCCGCAGCATCCTGAGCGGCCGCGGGCTCTACTAG
- a CDS encoding DUF1476 domain-containing protein: protein MTTFDKREQGFEAKFVHDEEFMFKATARSNKLLGLWAAGQLGLSGDAAASYATTLVTDHLESRAIADVVDKVSGDLAAKGIAREQVALKLQECLHQALAQLEVDKQ, encoded by the coding sequence ATGACCACGTTCGACAAGCGCGAGCAGGGCTTTGAGGCCAAATTCGTCCACGACGAGGAGTTCATGTTCAAGGCCACCGCCCGGTCCAACAAGCTGCTCGGGCTCTGGGCTGCAGGCCAGCTCGGGCTCAGCGGCGATGCCGCGGCAAGCTACGCAACCACGCTGGTGACGGACCATCTGGAGAGCCGGGCGATCGCCGATGTCGTGGACAAGGTGTCAGGCGATCTCGCCGCCAAGGGCATCGCGCGTGAGCAGGTCGCGCTGAAGCTTCAGGAGTGCCTGCACCAGGCGCTGGCGCAGCTCGAAGTGGACAAGCAATAA
- a CDS encoding VTT domain-containing protein, producing MAVLNDAAAYFAALREALLAAEDIVYIIGWDIHSETRLVGASGRADDGLPELLGPFLRALVHRRPDLRINILVWDFVSFYASEREWNSAAKFTADTDGRVRFHLDSTLPFGSAQHQKIVCIDGSLAFVGGLDLTIRRWDTSDHRADHELRCDPQGKPYPPFHDVQCVVDGNAAASLFELAEERWRAAGQQIQDRRAQKGMRWPADVPVEAELMPVGIARTEVVCPAGSTIREVERSLIAAIRSATSFIYIENQFTSAIKIARELAEQMQRVPSLRVLVVAPKLHSSWLESQAMQNGRGAFIDCFSEAGVANRIRFVYPVSREGDTEAAVMVHSKLMIVDDRILRIGSANLNNRSMGADSECDLIFEAVSDEHRESVASVRHRLIAHFCGLDEQSVRQNDDRLLALMDEVSKADGPKTLRAVEASVLTSTLATMVQPVADPERPLHLERAASRMWSTKTVIGILSIAVALLGLAIAWSYTSLGDFADTGRISNLLSTYSQSVWGPPLAIAVFVVGGLVVFPVLVLIAATAAALGPWLGFATAIAGVLLSAFILFVIGRALGRQRLQQLLGRRAARIQDRVVGKGVLAVVVIRMIPIAPFSVVNVVAGASTLPLRDFLLGTLLGMTPGILAMAVLGAQIADLARNASWSSMLLLVLAFLGWLGVCAGAQFLATWLAGRR from the coding sequence GTGGCGGTTCTGAACGATGCTGCCGCTTATTTCGCGGCCCTGCGCGAGGCGCTGCTCGCGGCGGAAGATATCGTCTACATCATCGGGTGGGACATCCACAGCGAGACCCGGCTGGTCGGAGCGTCGGGGCGGGCGGACGACGGCTTGCCGGAACTGCTCGGCCCATTTCTGCGTGCCCTCGTGCACCGCCGGCCGGACCTGCGGATCAACATTCTCGTCTGGGACTTCGTCTCGTTCTACGCCTCCGAACGGGAATGGAATTCCGCGGCCAAATTCACCGCCGACACGGACGGCCGAGTCCGATTTCATCTGGACTCCACGCTTCCGTTCGGTTCGGCCCAGCACCAGAAGATCGTCTGTATCGATGGTTCACTGGCGTTCGTCGGCGGGCTCGATCTGACGATCAGGCGCTGGGACACGAGCGACCATCGCGCCGATCACGAACTGCGCTGCGACCCCCAGGGCAAGCCATACCCGCCGTTTCATGATGTTCAATGCGTGGTAGACGGGAATGCTGCCGCCTCGCTGTTCGAGCTGGCCGAGGAGCGCTGGCGTGCGGCAGGCCAACAAATACAGGATCGGCGTGCGCAAAAGGGGATGCGCTGGCCGGCGGATGTTCCGGTCGAGGCTGAGCTCATGCCGGTTGGGATCGCCCGGACCGAGGTGGTCTGTCCTGCAGGTTCGACCATCAGGGAGGTCGAACGCTCCTTGATTGCAGCGATCCGGTCCGCGACGAGCTTTATCTACATCGAGAACCAGTTCACCAGCGCCATCAAGATCGCGCGTGAGTTGGCGGAGCAGATGCAGCGCGTGCCGTCGCTCCGGGTTCTGGTCGTCGCTCCAAAACTGCATTCCTCGTGGCTGGAATCCCAGGCCATGCAGAATGGTCGTGGTGCGTTCATCGACTGCTTCAGCGAGGCCGGCGTGGCAAATCGTATCCGCTTCGTCTACCCGGTCTCACGAGAGGGAGACACGGAAGCGGCCGTGATGGTGCACAGCAAGCTCATGATCGTCGATGACAGGATCTTGAGGATCGGCTCGGCCAATTTGAACAACCGGTCGATGGGCGCCGACAGCGAATGTGATCTGATCTTTGAAGCCGTATCCGACGAACATCGGGAGTCCGTCGCTTCAGTTCGGCATCGCCTGATAGCCCATTTTTGTGGCCTCGACGAACAGAGCGTCAGGCAAAACGACGATCGTCTTCTTGCTCTTATGGACGAGGTGTCGAAAGCCGATGGCCCGAAGACGCTGCGGGCAGTGGAAGCCTCAGTCCTGACCAGCACCCTTGCCACGATGGTTCAGCCGGTGGCGGACCCTGAGCGGCCCCTTCATCTCGAGCGGGCGGCATCGCGCATGTGGAGCACGAAGACCGTCATCGGGATCTTATCGATCGCCGTGGCGCTTCTTGGCTTGGCAATAGCCTGGTCGTACACCTCCTTGGGCGATTTCGCCGACACGGGCCGCATCTCGAATTTGCTGTCGACCTATTCCCAGTCCGTCTGGGGGCCGCCACTCGCAATCGCGGTTTTTGTCGTCGGCGGGCTGGTGGTGTTTCCGGTGCTCGTGCTCATTGCAGCAACGGCTGCCGCGCTTGGGCCATGGCTGGGTTTCGCCACGGCGATCGCCGGTGTCTTGCTCAGCGCCTTCATCCTTTTCGTGATCGGGCGCGCCCTCGGACGGCAGCGGCTTCAGCAGTTGCTCGGACGACGTGCCGCGCGGATCCAGGACCGCGTTGTCGGCAAGGGCGTCCTGGCTGTCGTCGTCATCCGGATGATTCCCATCGCACCGTTCTCGGTCGTGAATGTCGTGGCTGGCGCGAGCACGCTGCCTTTACGCGACTTCCTGCTCGGAACCCTGCTTGGCATGACGCCTGGTATTCTTGCCATGGCCGTGCTGGGGGCTCAGATCGCGGATTTGGCCCGCAACGCATCCTGGAGCAGCATGTTGCTGTTGGTGCTGGCGTTCCTGGGCTGGCTCGGCGTCTGCGCGGGCGCGCAATTCCTCGCGACCTGGCTCGCCGGGAGGCGCTGA
- a CDS encoding alpha/beta fold hydrolase has translation MSSTRVIKANGIDLFIREAGQGPLVVLCHGWPELSYSWRHQIPALAAAGFHVVAPDMRGYGQSAAPPEVAAYSIFDTVGDVVGLVQALGETKAMVVGHDWGAPVAWHAALFRPDIFTAVAGLSVPPPFRGRGKPLDLLRQGGVTNFYWQYFQAPGVAEAELERDVARTMRIVLGGRGLADPTAAMFVQEGKGFLSHATAEETLPAWLGEADLAYFTESFRKSGFRGGLNWYRNIDRNWELTAPWQDAQIHQPSLFIAGSRDAVITGLIGAKRVNELERVLPNLKRKLIIEGAGHWVQQERPDEVNAALVQFLNESAV, from the coding sequence ATGTCTTCCACCCGCGTGATCAAGGCCAACGGCATCGATCTCTTCATCCGCGAAGCCGGCCAGGGTCCGCTGGTCGTTCTGTGCCATGGCTGGCCGGAGCTGTCCTATTCCTGGCGCCACCAGATCCCCGCGCTCGCCGCGGCCGGGTTTCACGTCGTCGCCCCCGACATGCGCGGCTACGGCCAAAGCGCCGCGCCGCCTGAGGTTGCCGCCTACTCGATCTTCGACACGGTCGGCGACGTGGTCGGCCTGGTGCAGGCGCTCGGCGAAACCAAGGCGATGGTGGTCGGCCACGATTGGGGCGCGCCGGTCGCCTGGCACGCGGCGCTGTTCCGGCCGGACATCTTCACGGCGGTCGCCGGCCTTAGCGTGCCGCCGCCGTTCCGCGGCCGCGGCAAGCCGCTCGACCTCTTGCGCCAGGGCGGCGTCACCAATTTCTACTGGCAGTACTTCCAGGCGCCCGGCGTCGCCGAGGCCGAGCTGGAACGCGACGTCGCCCGCACCATGCGCATCGTGCTCGGCGGACGCGGCCTTGCCGATCCCACCGCCGCCATGTTCGTGCAGGAGGGCAAGGGCTTTCTCAGCCACGCGACCGCCGAGGAGACGCTGCCCGCCTGGCTCGGCGAGGCAGATCTCGCCTATTTCACCGAGAGCTTCCGCAAGTCCGGCTTTCGCGGCGGGCTGAACTGGTACCGCAACATCGACCGCAATTGGGAGCTGACGGCACCCTGGCAGGACGCGCAGATCCATCAGCCCTCGTTGTTCATCGCCGGCTCCAGGGACGCCGTCATCACCGGCCTGATCGGCGCCAAGCGCGTCAACGAGCTCGAGCGCGTGCTGCCCAATCTGAAGCGAAAGCTGATCATCGAGGGCGCCGGCCATTGGGTGCAGCAGGAACGGCCCGACGAGGTGAACGCGGCGCTGGTGCAATTCCTGAACGAAAGCGCAGTCTAG
- a CDS encoding D-alanyl-D-alanine carboxypeptidase family protein, producing the protein MAFRPSSLRRSRFTARALVRGLIATAVVVGVGWSGALLAANQSIQGAKKPDDAGFDGDAPTAILIEASSGSVLFEKNADELRAPSSMMKLMTAEVVFNAIKKGDIKLTDEYRISENAWRRGGAPSGGSTMFAAINSKVSVDDLLHGAIIQSGNDACIALAEAMAGNEKIFAADFMTKRARELGMTKSTFGNSNGLPDPANKMTVRELGILARHIILDFPEFYKLFGEKEYTWNKIRQPNRNPLLNSMEGADGLKTGYTKEGGYGMVGSAVQNGTRLIVVVNGLEDPEDRATEAKKMLEWGFRNFETRTLIAAEQPVGYAKVFGGESRSVKLVAKTPVKVMVHKNGSDKLIARVVYSGPVRAPVEAGQRVGVVKVWRSGNIAVETPVYAAEAIGTGSTVRRAIDGASELVIGMFRAGAEKL; encoded by the coding sequence ATGGCATTTCGTCCTTCTTCGCTTCGTCGCAGCCGCTTCACCGCGAGGGCGCTGGTGCGCGGGCTGATCGCGACGGCTGTGGTCGTGGGCGTCGGCTGGAGCGGGGCACTTCTGGCCGCCAACCAGAGCATCCAGGGGGCCAAGAAGCCGGACGATGCCGGCTTCGACGGCGATGCCCCGACTGCGATCCTGATCGAGGCCTCCTCAGGCAGCGTGCTGTTCGAGAAGAACGCCGACGAGCTGCGCGCGCCCTCCAGCATGATGAAGCTGATGACGGCGGAAGTCGTCTTCAATGCCATCAAGAAGGGCGACATCAAGCTCACCGACGAGTACCGGATCAGCGAGAATGCCTGGCGCCGGGGCGGCGCGCCCTCGGGCGGCTCGACCATGTTTGCCGCCATCAACAGCAAGGTCTCGGTCGACGATCTCCTGCACGGCGCGATCATCCAGAGCGGCAACGATGCCTGCATCGCGCTTGCCGAGGCCATGGCCGGCAACGAGAAGATCTTCGCGGCCGACTTCATGACCAAGCGCGCGCGTGAGCTCGGCATGACCAAGTCGACCTTCGGCAACTCCAACGGCTTGCCCGACCCCGCCAACAAGATGACGGTGCGCGAGCTCGGAATCCTCGCCCGGCACATTATCCTGGACTTCCCCGAATTCTACAAACTGTTCGGCGAGAAGGAGTACACCTGGAACAAGATCCGCCAGCCCAACCGCAATCCGCTGCTCAACTCGATGGAAGGCGCCGACGGCCTGAAGACCGGTTATACGAAGGAGGGCGGCTACGGTATGGTCGGCTCGGCCGTGCAGAACGGCACGCGGCTGATCGTCGTCGTCAACGGATTGGAAGATCCCGAGGATCGCGCCACGGAAGCCAAGAAAATGCTGGAGTGGGGTTTCCGCAATTTCGAGACCCGCACGCTGATCGCGGCCGAGCAGCCGGTCGGCTACGCCAAGGTGTTCGGCGGCGAGAGCCGTTCGGTCAAGCTCGTCGCCAAGACTCCGGTGAAGGTGATGGTGCACAAGAACGGCAGCGACAAGCTGATTGCGCGCGTCGTCTATAGCGGTCCGGTGCGGGCGCCGGTCGAGGCCGGCCAACGGGTCGGCGTGGTCAAGGTCTGGCGTAGCGGCAACATCGCGGTGGAGACGCCGGTCTATGCGGCCGAAGCGATCGGCACCGGCTCGACCGTGCGACGCGCGATCGACGGCGCCAGCGAGCTCGTGATCGGCATGTTCCGCGCAGGCGCCGAGAAGCTCTGA
- the tmk gene encoding dTMP kinase — protein sequence MSESAPQRPSGRGRFITFEGGEGTGKSTQIKKLADRLKAAKLRIRVTREPGGSPGAEIMRHLVLSGMGRLLGPEAETLLFAAARDDHVRTVILPALNQGTWVLCDRFADSTRAYQGSLGQVPEGLINAMQRVTIGDLKPDLTIILDLPVEIGLQRAAARRGGGTPDRFEGEKLSFHQGLREAYRKIAEDDPARCVLIDANSDPDTVAGRVWTALRDRLLPTPASVVSV from the coding sequence ATGAGTGAGAGCGCGCCACAGCGGCCGTCCGGACGCGGACGCTTCATCACCTTTGAAGGCGGCGAGGGCACCGGCAAGTCGACCCAGATCAAGAAGCTCGCCGACCGTCTCAAGGCGGCAAAGCTCCGCATCCGCGTCACCCGGGAGCCGGGCGGCTCGCCGGGCGCCGAGATCATGCGTCATCTGGTGCTGTCGGGCATGGGCAGGCTGCTCGGCCCCGAGGCGGAGACGCTGCTGTTTGCCGCCGCGCGCGATGACCATGTCCGCACCGTGATCCTGCCTGCGCTCAACCAGGGGACCTGGGTGCTGTGCGACCGCTTCGCCGACTCGACGCGGGCCTATCAGGGTAGCCTCGGCCAAGTGCCTGAGGGCCTGATCAACGCGATGCAGCGGGTCACGATCGGCGATCTCAAGCCGGACCTCACCATCATCCTCGACCTGCCGGTCGAGATCGGCCTGCAACGCGCCGCCGCGCGCCGGGGCGGTGGCACGCCGGACCGGTTCGAGGGCGAGAAGCTGAGCTTCCACCAGGGCCTGCGCGAGGCCTATCGCAAGATTGCCGAGGACGATCCCGCACGCTGCGTGCTGATCGACGCCAATTCCGACCCTGACACGGTTGCAGGCCGTGTCTGGACGGCGCTGCGCGATCGTCTTCTTCCCACGCCAGCCTCGGTGGTTTCCGTATGA